TAACTGATTCTTTTTTCATATAAATCAACCTCCATTAGTAAAATTTATATACATCATAAATTACTTAGAGATTGTTTGCATTATCATTTGTTAAGATTCAATTTTTTTCTTATTCTACTAAGAGATACAGGAGTCATTCCTAAATAAGAAGCAATATGACATTGCTTAAGGCGCTTTTCTAAACCAGGGTACATATCAAGGAATTGTTTATATCGTCCCACACTATCTAATAATTTAAAACTACTTGCATGTTTTTCTTTCATAACCAAAACCTTATCAATCATTTTTTTATAAAACAAAAGTAGTTTATCATTACTTTTAACTATTTTTTCAAAATCAGAAATTTTAGCTACAAGAATTTCGCTATCTTCTAATGCTTGTATGTAATATTCTGATTCTTTCTGACAAAGATGTGCCATGTAAGAAAATAAAATATCACTTTCTTTATAAAAATATTTTGTTATATCATTACCCATTCCATCTATATAATAAGAACGAAAAATCCCATTAATGATTAATCCGATTTCTGTAGATTTTTCTCCTTCTTCCAAAAAGTACATTTCTTTTTTTATTATCTTTGGCTTAAAAATTTTTTCTAATGAAGCTATATTTTCTTCATCAAGAAAAACCTCATTACTTTTCATGAGATTTATCAATAAATTACTGTCAGTTTTCTCTTTCATTCAGAAACCTCTTTCATTGATTATCCTTAACACATTTATTCCTCTTCAAAATTATGTATAAATACTAATTTTAATTTATAATTCCACTATAATTGATGAACCTCTTGAATTATCACCATTTAACCATTGCCATTCTTCGCGTAATTCTAATTTCCCATTTTCCAGAACCTGTGGTACACTATGGCATTTTCCAATTCTTTGTTGACCTTGTTTATTAATATGTTGATAATAAAAATCTAATACACCTTTTTCCGATACAGTCCCAATTATATTTCCTCTAATAATATCACCACCAATATATTCAGCCCAAACAACATTTTCATTTTGGTGATAGTTAAATATTGTTTTGTTATCTACTTCACCATTTTCAGTATTGATTTTAGGAATAAATGTTTTCCCATCATAATTTAGCATCATAGATGGCAAATTTAAATTTTTCTCCATAACATCATAATATAAATAATCTCCATTTTGAGTTAATATTGAATGAGATTCTATTTCCTTATACCCTCGCTTTAAATAAATTCCTTTAGCTGGCAGCGAAGCATCTAGCTGTACTTTTTTAGAGTTTTTCGATATATAATTCTCTGAAAAATCAATTAAAGCTCCACCATAGCCCTTTCCTTGACAATGTGGTAAAACAAATAAGCGACAGATTTCAATACCGTTAATAGTAACTGTTCCTACAGCTTTTTTATCTATTTCTAGAATAAACACTTTACCAGAATCAATATCAGCAGATATATTTTCATCACTATGATGCTGTATAAAAAAATCTACTGCTCCATTTGGATAATAATGAGGATATATTGTTTGAATTGTTTCATAAGTTATGTTTTTTATAGTATTTAAATCTATTTTTATAGCTTGTCGTATATTCATAATATTTTCCTCTTTATATTCAGATTTATTTCTCTATTTTTTGTACCATTTAATAATTCATGATTTCATATGCTACATACTCCTTATCAAAATGGTATCCAAGTTTTTCAGACAAGGCAACTGAACCTTTGTTTTGTGCATCCCAACTTGGATACAGCCCTCTTTTCAGGCACTCTAAAATCAATTTAGCTCCACAAACTAATGCTAGGCCCCTTCTTCTATAATCCTTTCTAGTATCAATTTCAATTTCAATTCCTTCTTTATATACAGTATAAGATGATGCTCCTGAAACAACAATTCCATCTTTTAGTATAACTACTCCAAGTCCTCGTTTTCTATAATCCTCGTAATCATTAAACTGTGAACATAAATCCTCAGACCATGAGTTGCTAATAACCTGATCAAAAACATTTTCATCTATCATTTGAATGGTAAATTCATTTTCTATATCTTCAACAATTTTTGTTAATTCCTCTATATCGAATATATTCTTTTCTTTTTTAATAGCATAACGATATACTTTTTTTGAATTTTCTTTATATGTTTGTTCAATCAGCTTGCTCCATTCATCATGTTGTGGAATCATAATTATGAAATTTGATTTATAAACCTCTTGCTTATTCAATACAAGTTCTATGTTGGCTTTACCTGCAAAAAAACAAAAATCTCCTATTACTATTTTAGCTGATTTGGGATTAGTAATACTATCTGCATATGCTCTTCCCATATATCCTTGTAAGCATGACCAAATTAATGTTTCCTGCCAGCCTTCAAATAATTTTTCCAAACATTTTGTTTCAGTAATCTCATAAATGCTCATATTCATTCTCTCCATTTCAGTACTAATAATTTATATTTCATTTTTTCTAAAATTACAAATTAACTTCACATTTTATTCCTGTTGTCTTCTTAATTCAACTTCCTCATCAATCCACTTATATACACTGTTCATCTCACCTGCATAATCATTACTAATCTCAAAAAAATTAGCATTATTCTTAATACAAAGTTCTTTAACTTGCAAGTGAAGTTTAATGAAGTTATCTTTGTTCATATAATGCTCATCAAATATCTTTTGTTCTATCTTATTTCTATGCTTTATAATTCCTGAGCCAAAATATTTTTCAATATAGTCCTTCGAAAAACCTATATAAAATGTAATTATTTCTTTTAAATAATTAGGCTTAAAATCATTAATATACTCTTGAGGTAAATAGCAGCCTTCAATAATAATGTGTTGCCCATTCTCTATATTGGTCATAATTATTCCCTTTACTATTGGCCATAATTTATATGTAAGTTCTTTATCACTATCAGTTACAGAAAAATCACAATATTTACTTCCACGAATCAGTCCCATTTTTATATGATCAATAGACAAATATGGAATTTTGTATTTTTCAAGTAGCTTTTGAGCCATCACTGTTTTTCCTGTACAACTTACTCCACCAATTAAAATAACCATCTCTATCTCACTCCAATTACCATTTTCCAATTTAATTTCATTCTTGCTCTTTCTTCAATAGCTATGTAGTCTGAATAAGTAACTAAAAAAATTTATATTTTACTATCCTTAAATAATTCCTATAGGGTTAGAAATTTTTCGTATCTAATTTGATCCCTATTATCAATGAATACCCTATCCACCATTTTAAAACCATTACTTTCGTAAAATTTTCTAAGTCTGTCTCTAAATGTTCCACAATTTAACCTTAACCATTTAACGTTGCGCTCTTTGCACATTAATTCTGCAGATTGTATTAATTTACTTCCATACCCCTTATTTGCATATTCTCTACAAACAGCTAACTTATGTAATATTCCAGATCCATTCTTCTGTAAACTTTCCCAAAATAAAGGATCATACCATTGCAAAACATATACTCCAATTAATTTTCCGTTTTCATAACATAATTTCATATCCTCAATTCTATACTTCTTCAGTAACTGTTCACTTGTTATATCTTCACATTTCCACATTGGTTGATTTATAGAATTAAGCCATTTGGCAGAATCATTTAAAACTTTTGAAAAAATCTCCAAACTTTCATTGGTTACATTCACTACTTCCACCTTTATTCCCCTTTCTATCTATTATCATACATATATTTTCTATCATATGTTTAAATTCTATCTAATTATTATTTAATACATTGTAATGAATTAAAAACTTCATTACCCGTTAGTGTATAGTAACTTGTTCCTCCATCATAATCATACACCACTAAATCTCCAACTATACCCATTTTCATATAATCTTCCGGAAAATAATTTGTATAATTTACTTTAAGCTTCGTTTAGAACCTATAAAATGAATTAATTATCATTCATTTTTGAGACATAAAAACTTGTATTCAAACCTTTCATTAAAATTACCATTTAAACAATAATATACAGTGTTCATATTTTTTGAGTAAACCATTGAAAATTCAGTAATCCATTCTCCATTCCTTTGACTTGCAGAATCAAGTATACTAAATGCCGTTTCAACATTTACTTTCTCCGCTTTTTCCAATTCACTTGATACTACTTTAAACCTATCACAATTACATTCAACATTTTCATACAAATAATCCCATAATGAAAAATTTGTCATAACAAAAAACTTTGAAGAGTCTGCTATATTTCTTATATTCCCACGACCTGGTTCTACTACCCACACATTTCCATTAGAATCACAAATCATATTATGGCAGCTCCAATCTGGTCCATTAACAACTTCAACATTACTTAAATATTCTTCTAATTTTTCAGTACTAATAACTCCCTTTAGTATATCCATTATAAATTTGGTTGTATGAGTAACTTTTTTATTTGGTCTTCTATATAATCCTTTTCCATTTGAATTAACTACAAGATTATTAAAAAATCTACCAAAGCAATCTACTCCAAACGACGGATATTTTCCTCGTCCTCCGTCAACCTTTACAGTAAACCAGTTAGGATTTTTAGTATCAATAGAATATTTCATCCCATTATTATCAAAATTCATTCCAATAATTGTATCATTTCCTCGATAAATAAAACTTGTACACATAAAATTTTCCCCACCCTCAATAAAATTATATATAACTCTTATCAGAAGCAATCTTATTACCTACATTAATTAGGACATAACTTAAGTCTATATTTAAAAACCTTTTAACCTATATTCAACTTCTAAAACTCTTGTACATCTGTTCAAGATAATTTCTCATTAAGATAAGCAAGTATATCTTTTGGTAATTGAGCATGGAAATTTTCTCTGTCAAATCCTTCTGGATCTGTCGATGGCAAAAAATTTGGATTTCTCATTGACTCTGGAAATGGACTGAGAAATGAAAAATGACCAGCATTTTCAATTTGCTTAAAAGTAACTAAAGATTTATCTGGAATACTCTTTAACACAGTTTCAGCATTCCAAGCAGGAGTTATTGTGTCATGTTCAGCTGTTAGCATAAGGATAGGAATTCTTACATCATCTAAACCATTCATAAACCAACCTGCGCCTGGTGCAAGTAAAACTATTGCTTTAATTCTATTATCAATATTGGTTTCTATTTTCTTACCGTCTATTGTTCTTGGAATTCCTCCTGCCAATGCAAGAGCCGTGTATCCACCCATAGAATGTCCTAGTACTGCTATCTTGTCAGCTTTAACATATTTTCCAAAAAAACTATCTGAAAGAAGTTTATCAATTGTTAAACTTATATGCTTTGGTCTTAAAATAAGATTTTCTTCTGTGTTTTCCAATTCATTATTATTCCTGTTATTACCATAATGTTCTACCATGGCCACAACATAACCATTTTTAGCAAGATGTGTGCTAATTGTTCTATAAAGAAGATGTGAACCTCCATTACCATGAGAAATCACAACAAGTGGAAATTCCCCATCTAATATTTTAGAATTTATACAAACATCCATTGTATATGGGCCAAATACTGTTGGGGCAGAAATTTCTTTTGTTGGATATTGTATAAGAACATTAAATAAAAGGTCTTTGCTTTCATCTCTAATTTGTATGTTTTTACATCCTACATTTATATTAAACTGTTTAATTTCCATGATCTCTCTCCTTGCATTTTTTAGTTAGTACTTATTATATCTTCCGCTTATAGTAAGATAAAATATAACTTATTTCACTCTTCTATTATTCCATAGGTAAATAAATTGCCTAATAAGATTTATGAGCAATGAAATTAACAAAAAAGCACTGCCAATAACATGATTATCGGTTTTCCATAAAATAATAATTGCGACTACAAATAGAATAATTGATATTATTAACATAAATTTTGATTTCATATACTCCTCCTTAACTCCATTTTTTATGTGAACTATTCAGCATTAATATGTTCAACTTGCAATTATTCCTTTCGCTTAAAAATCTAAAAGTACTACGGCATGTCCCTTTTAAGTAAAATTTAAAATTTGTTAATTACCTTATGATCTTCATATTTATAATCTTAAATATTTAATTAAAGTTTATCTTTCCATTAGAAAATGAACTACTTTTACATTACCATCCATATCTGTCCCGTTAACTATAAACCCACACTTCTTTGTATAAAAATTTATATTTTCAACCTTGTCTACAGGGGTTATTAATGTTATTTTACTCCAATCTTTAAAATATCCCAACATATATTTAACTGCTTGCGCACCAATACCTTTACCTTGATATTTGGGAATCACACACAGACAACCTAGGTAATATTCTCCTCCTCCCCTATTTTCAACTGAAATAACTCCAATAGGAATATTATCATAATAAATAATAAATTTAGGAAATTTATCAATAGACTCTTCCATTCGCTCTCTTGATCTGCCATATGCAGGACATTCCCCATATTTAATATAATCATCATAGAACGATGCATTATAAATTTCTATTAACAAAGCTGCATCTTCTTTTATTGCTTTAATATATTTTAAACTCATTACAGTCTCCTTCCGTCTATAAAATTCCATTAGGTTTTTCAAATATTTACTGTAGAATAGCTATATTAGTGAATTTCTAATATGAATTTCTACTAATTCTTTTATATTCTGAATAACTTTAGGAATATTTATTGACTTTGGACATTTTTTTAAGCATGACATATCTATGCACTTTTTGCATTTCTCAGCACTTTCTTTTATGCCGAGGTCAAGTTTTCTGAGTTCCCAATAATCTTTACCAAGAAAATAATAATTATATTGTCTAAAAAACACATGTATTTCAATACCATATATGCATCTACATCTTTGACATCTATCGCAAGGAATAGGATTAAAACTCTTTTCCAGCTTAGACATTACTTGTGAAAAGGTTGGTCGATAATAGTTGTCAGGTTCATTGAGCATTGCATGATTTACTTGCTCTAAAGTTCCCATACCTATTAGTGCACTTGATATTGGATATGAAAGTACACCTGATAAAAGTTTTTTTATTGAAAAAAATGAGGGTAATATCCCTGCTGCATATACTTTATTCAAAATAAATCCTTTTGCTCTAAACTTAGGTTCTTCTTCTATTCTATCAAGCATTCCTCTTTCAAAAATATTTCCGCTTCCTTGAAGTATATCAACTCTATTATCCTTCGCACCTCTTAATAGTATTTCATAATAATGAGTTGCAAGTCCTGTAAATTTGATTTTACCTTCTGCTTTCGATTCATTTAATGCATCTATAGCACCATATTTTTCAAAGGTAATATCTTCATTACTTTCATCTACTTGATGTACAAAATAAATATCTGCATATGTACCTAGATTTTTGCAAGATTCATTGACAGCCTTATACATTTCATCTCCATTAAAAAACCTTGCTTTATCTGCAATTATAATTTTTTCTCTTCCTATATGAGCAGCAAATTTACCAAGCTTTATTTCTGCATCTCCATATTCAGGCACAATTGCTGTATCATAAATATTACAACCAAGCCTATATGCGTGTTCCATTATTTGTATTGCAGTTTCTTCATTTGGACTAAAGTAATCTGGCAATACAGGGGCATTTCCACTAAGTATTGGAATTGTTCCAAATCCAATTTCAGATACCTTTAATCCAGTACTTCCTAAATTCCTGTATCTCATATTTTAACTCCTCTCATGCTTTTTTACATATAGATTAATGATTAGTAATGAACAGTGAATAATTGAGGATGATATTTCTTCAGTATATCTAAAAAATATTATTATTTTAAAACGCCAGAAGGCTTTTCTTCCTTAATTATTCATTTTTCACTAACCCAATGCATTATACTTTATGTTTATACACACTAGTTATCAAATGCTAAAGGCATCATCACTTACTACAACACTTTCTGGAACATGTTTTTTATCAATTTTTGAACACCATGAAAAGGCTCTTGAATCTATGATTTCAAGTTTTTCTGGAAAATATATATCTGTTAATTCATAGCAAAATGCAAAAGCTTCCTTTCCTATTACCTTTAATGTTGATGGAAGATAGACTTTTTCTAAACTCTTACATCTATAAAATGCTTTTTCAGGAATTTCAGTTATTCCCTCTGGTATTATAATACTTTTTAAGGATGAACAGTTTTCAAATGCTCTCATTCCTAAAAATTCAAGTTGATCTGAAATCTCTATATTTTCTAACGAATAGCAGCTTGAAAATGCAAATTTATCTATTCTTTTAACCTTACATGCATTTTTCACAGATACAAGCCATTTACAATTTTCAAAGGCATTTTTTCCTATTGCCTTAACATTAGTTGTTAAAGTTATATTTGTTAATAAATTACTATCTTTAAACACTTTATCCTTAATTTCTCTTATGCCATCTATCAATATTAATTCTTTTATATTTCCTGTGCATTCAACAAGAGCATCATTTTCATCTGTTTTAAAACAATTTAAACAATCCATAAATATTTGCTTTACATTTTTAGGGAGCATTTCATCATTTCTATCTGAGATTTTTGTTAATTTATACTCTTTTCCATCTGCAGTAATAACCTTTTTTAAATTAATACAATTCCTAAATGCATATTCTTCTATAACTGTTTTTTGAGATGAAAAAACAACCTCTTCAAGGTCAAAACAATTTGCAAATGCCCATCCTGAAACTATTTTAATATACTCAGGAATTACAACTCTACCTTTACATCCAGCTGCATCAATTAGTATATTATTTACAATTGTCAAAGGTGAAACTTTGCTTTGTTTTTCTAGCCACATTGTCCCGTGAAAAGCTCTTTCTCCAATATACTCAACATTTTCAGGGATATAAATTTTTTCAAGATTCATTGCATCTTTAAAAACTTCACGTTCAACTCTTCTTATTCCTTTTGGTATATGTATATAACGTCCTTTATTAAAATATCCGTATAAAGAAAGATTTTCATCTATATCAAAACAACTTATTGAACTATTGTATATTGATTTCACAATATCTGGCACATTTTTTTGAAAAATAATTGAATAATCTTCAGTTGGATATACCTTTTCGCCGATTATTACTGCTTTAAGTGCTGTACATCCTGCAAATGCATAGCTTCCATGTCTAATGTGTTCATTAGACACTATTATCTCCCTTAAGTTACCACAATTTTCAAAAGCATGATTAGAAATCTTAGTATCTGCATTAAGACATATACTTTCAATCGAATTACAATCATTAAAAGCATTAACTCCTATAGCTTTAACATTAGTGAAATCAAATTTTCTTAATTCTCCACATTCATCAAAGCAATTATCTCCTATATACTCAAGTTCCATACATTCACAAACTTCAAGACTTTCACATCCACAAAATGCTTCTTTCCCAAAAGATATTGTTTGTTGAAGAAATACATTTTTCAAGTTAATACAATATGAAAATGCTCCCTCACAAATTTTTTCTAAAATACCAGAAACCTTCGTAATACCTATACATTTTTCAAATGCCTTTTTTCCAACATATTTTAAGGATTCAGGAAGAATAACTTCTTTTACATTTTTGCAACCACCAAATGCATCTTCTCCTATAGCTTCAAGGCTTTTAGGAAACACTATACTATTTATATTGTCATTTCCTGAAAAAGCATATGGAGCAATACTTACTACACCTTCTGGAATTATAACATCTCCAAAACAACCCGTTCCATCAATAACAATATTTGATAATATTATTAATTGTGAAT
The window above is part of the Clostridium saccharoperbutylacetonicum N1-4(HMT) genome. Proteins encoded here:
- a CDS encoding Crp/Fnr family transcriptional regulator — its product is MKEKTDSNLLINLMKSNEVFLDEENIASLEKIFKPKIIKKEMYFLEEGEKSTEIGLIINGIFRSYYIDGMGNDITKYFYKESDILFSYMAHLCQKESEYYIQALEDSEILVAKISDFEKIVKSNDKLLLFYKKMIDKVLVMKEKHASSFKLLDSVGRYKQFLDMYPGLEKRLKQCHIASYLGMTPVSLSRIRKKLNLNK
- a CDS encoding GNAT family N-acetyltransferase produces the protein MNIRQAIKIDLNTIKNITYETIQTIYPHYYPNGAVDFFIQHHSDENISADIDSGKVFILEIDKKAVGTVTINGIEICRLFVLPHCQGKGYGGALIDFSENYISKNSKKVQLDASLPAKGIYLKRGYKEIESHSILTQNGDYLYYDVMEKNLNLPSMMLNYDGKTFIPKINTENGEVDNKTIFNYHQNENVVWAEYIGGDIIRGNIIGTVSEKGVLDFYYQHINKQGQQRIGKCHSVPQVLENGKLELREEWQWLNGDNSRGSSIIVEL
- a CDS encoding GNAT family N-acetyltransferase; translation: MSIYEITETKCLEKLFEGWQETLIWSCLQGYMGRAYADSITNPKSAKIVIGDFCFFAGKANIELVLNKQEVYKSNFIIMIPQHDEWSKLIEQTYKENSKKVYRYAIKKEKNIFDIEELTKIVEDIENEFTIQMIDENVFDQVISNSWSEDLCSQFNDYEDYRKRGLGVVILKDGIVVSGASSYTVYKEGIEIEIDTRKDYRRRGLALVCGAKLILECLKRGLYPSWDAQNKGSVALSEKLGYHFDKEYVAYEIMNY
- a CDS encoding 2-phosphoglycerate kinase; translation: MENGNWSEIEMVILIGGVSCTGKTVMAQKLLEKYKIPYLSIDHIKMGLIRGSKYCDFSVTDSDKELTYKLWPIVKGIIMTNIENGQHIIIEGCYLPQEYINDFKPNYLKEIITFYIGFSKDYIEKYFGSGIIKHRNKIEQKIFDEHYMNKDNFIKLHLQVKELCIKNNANFFEISNDYAGEMNSVYKWIDEEVELRRQQE
- a CDS encoding GNAT family N-acetyltransferase — protein: MEVVNVTNESLEIFSKVLNDSAKWLNSINQPMWKCEDITSEQLLKKYRIEDMKLCYENGKLIGVYVLQWYDPLFWESLQKNGSGILHKLAVCREYANKGYGSKLIQSAELMCKERNVKWLRLNCGTFRDRLRKFYESNGFKMVDRVFIDNRDQIRYEKFLTL
- a CDS encoding alpha/beta hydrolase family protein, with product MEIKQFNINVGCKNIQIRDESKDLLFNVLIQYPTKEISAPTVFGPYTMDVCINSKILDGEFPLVVISHGNGGSHLLYRTISTHLAKNGYVVAMVEHYGNNRNNNELENTEENLILRPKHISLTIDKLLSDSFFGKYVKADKIAVLGHSMGGYTALALAGGIPRTIDGKKIETNIDNRIKAIVLLAPGAGWFMNGLDDVRIPILMLTAEHDTITPAWNAETVLKSIPDKSLVTFKQIENAGHFSFLSPFPESMRNPNFLPSTDPEGFDRENFHAQLPKDILAYLNEKLS
- a CDS encoding GNAT family N-acetyltransferase; this translates as MSLKYIKAIKEDAALLIEIYNASFYDDYIKYGECPAYGRSRERMEESIDKFPKFIIYYDNIPIGVISVENRGGGEYYLGCLCVIPKYQGKGIGAQAVKYMLGYFKDWSKITLITPVDKVENINFYTKKCGFIVNGTDMDGNVKVVHFLMER
- a CDS encoding aldo/keto reductase, whose translation is MRYRNLGSTGLKVSEIGFGTIPILSGNAPVLPDYFSPNEETAIQIMEHAYRLGCNIYDTAIVPEYGDAEIKLGKFAAHIGREKIIIADKARFFNGDEMYKAVNESCKNLGTYADIYFVHQVDESNEDITFEKYGAIDALNESKAEGKIKFTGLATHYYEILLRGAKDNRVDILQGSGNIFERGMLDRIEEEPKFRAKGFILNKVYAAGILPSFFSIKKLLSGVLSYPISSALIGMGTLEQVNHAMLNEPDNYYRPTFSQVMSKLEKSFNPIPCDRCQRCRCIYGIEIHVFFRQYNYYFLGKDYWELRKLDLGIKESAEKCKKCIDMSCLKKCPKSINIPKVIQNIKELVEIHIRNSLI